Proteins encoded within one genomic window of Methanomassiliicoccales archaeon:
- a CDS encoding DUF4443 domain-containing protein — protein sequence MKLVDLPRYGPVHRFADYHVFKTLSILSDGKRKGRKQLADMVNIGEGSMRTIIEYLRDREMIDVKQTGVKIAIKGHEFLGKLPIFMERVEPTDSTLGERSAAVLVKGQSMKIKLGVEQRDSAIKAGAEGATTIIVSGDHLVVPPDYDLDNERPEFAEALRRLLAVTEGDVIIIGTAKTYDQAEDGALAAAFELI from the coding sequence ATGAAGCTCGTTGATTTGCCCAGATATGGTCCGGTGCACCGGTTCGCCGACTATCACGTCTTCAAAACACTTTCCATCTTATCCGATGGAAAGCGCAAGGGGCGCAAGCAACTTGCTGACATGGTGAACATAGGTGAAGGAAGCATGCGGACCATCATCGAGTATCTTCGCGATCGCGAGATGATCGATGTCAAACAGACCGGGGTCAAGATAGCCATCAAGGGCCACGAGTTCCTCGGCAAACTCCCGATCTTCATGGAAAGGGTCGAGCCGACGGACAGCACCCTAGGTGAGAGGAGCGCGGCTGTGCTAGTTAAAGGCCAGAGCATGAAGATCAAGCTCGGCGTGGAACAGAGGGACAGTGCGATCAAGGCTGGAGCGGAGGGGGCGACGACCATCATCGTATCCGGCGACCATCTCGTGGTCCCGCCCGACTACGATCTGGACAATGAGAGGCCGGAGTTCGCCGAGGCGCTCCGGAGGCTTCTGGCGGTGACCGAGGGCGACGTCATCATCATCGGCACCGCAAAGACCTACGACCAGGCGGAAGATGGTGCATTGGCGGCGGCGTTCGAATTGATCTGA